A window from Streptomyces sp. NBC_00271 encodes these proteins:
- the hemW gene encoding radical SAM family heme chaperone HemW, producing the protein MPSALPDGEPVPDDGALPAHALAGAAERPLGFYLHVPYCATRCGYCDFNTYTATELRGTGGVLASRDNYADTLIDEVRLARKVLGDDPRPVRTVFVGGGTPTLLAADDLVRMLGAIRDEFGLADDAEITTEANPESVDPRYLETLRAGGFNRISFGMQSARQHVLKVLDRTHTPGRPEACVAEARAVGFEHVNLDLIYGTPGESDDDWRASLDAALGAGPDHVSAYALIVEEGTQLARRIRRGEVPMTDDDVHADRYLIADEVLSGAGFDWYEVSNWATSAAGRCLHNELYWRGADWWGAGPGAHSHVGGVRWWNVKHPGAYAGALAAGRSPGAGRELLSEEDRRVERILLELRLREGCPLSLLRVEGLAAAGRALAEGLLESGPYGEGRAVLTLRGRLLADAVVRDLVD; encoded by the coding sequence ATGCCTTCCGCACTTCCCGACGGTGAGCCCGTCCCCGACGACGGGGCGCTGCCCGCGCACGCCCTGGCCGGCGCCGCCGAGCGACCTCTCGGCTTCTACCTCCACGTGCCGTACTGCGCGACCCGCTGCGGCTACTGCGACTTCAACACCTACACGGCGACCGAGCTGCGGGGCACCGGAGGCGTGCTCGCCTCCCGCGACAACTACGCGGACACGCTGATCGACGAGGTCCGGCTCGCCCGCAAGGTCCTCGGCGACGACCCGCGACCCGTCCGTACGGTGTTCGTCGGCGGCGGTACGCCCACGCTGCTGGCCGCCGACGACCTCGTACGGATGCTGGGGGCGATCCGGGACGAGTTCGGGCTCGCGGACGACGCGGAGATCACGACCGAGGCGAACCCGGAGTCGGTTGATCCGCGGTATCTGGAGACGCTCAGGGCCGGAGGGTTCAACCGGATCTCGTTCGGCATGCAGAGTGCCCGCCAGCACGTCCTCAAGGTGCTCGACCGTACGCATACCCCGGGTCGGCCCGAGGCGTGTGTCGCGGAGGCGCGAGCGGTCGGGTTCGAGCATGTGAACCTCGACCTGATCTACGGCACGCCCGGTGAGTCCGACGACGACTGGCGGGCCTCGCTCGACGCCGCGCTCGGTGCCGGGCCCGACCATGTCTCCGCGTACGCGCTGATCGTCGAGGAGGGGACGCAGCTCGCCCGTCGTATCCGGCGGGGCGAGGTGCCGATGACGGACGACGATGTGCATGCGGACCGGTATCTGATCGCCGACGAGGTGCTGTCCGGGGCGGGGTTCGACTGGTACGAGGTGTCCAACTGGGCCACTTCCGCCGCCGGGCGGTGCCTTCACAACGAGCTGTACTGGCGGGGTGCCGACTGGTGGGGGGCCGGGCCCGGGGCCCACAGCCATGTGGGCGGGGTGCGGTGGTGGAACGTGAAGCATCCCGGGGCGTATGCGGGGGCGTTGGCCGCGGGGCGGTCTCCGGGGGCGGGGCGGGAGCTGCTCTCGGAGGAGGATCGGCGGGTGGAGCGGATTCTGCTGGAGCTGCGGCTTCGGGAGGGGTGTCCGTTGTCGTTGCTGCGGGTGGAGGGGCTTGCGGCGGCGGGGCGTGCGTTGGCGGAGGGGTTGCTCGAATCCGGGCCGTATGGGGAGGGGCGGGCGGTTCTTACGTTGCGGGGGCGGTTGCTGGCGGACGCGGTCGTACGAGACCTGGTGGACTGA
- a CDS encoding ATP-binding SpoIIE family protein phosphatase, with amino-acid sequence MGAIPTQRESQPDSTALAPGTPAHYRVGQEAMARAALPGTPLAPGAARRMVRETLADWGELALPGAEIVRERLAEDAVLVVSELVTNAVVHAGTDVELLCRLEITDGGAVGAVVIEVSDHHPSRAVREESAERAYGTPEYGRGLRLVASLSEAWGITYRTGVKTVWARLPVDGGLGVEEGLGVQGGLGVEGELGVEGGLSVEGALGVGGGLGVERGLSVGGGFGADGGMGVGPGMTDAMGLSAGLSAGSGLADGIGLPGGIGLPGGTGLPDRTGLVGETGLVGETGPVGETGPVGGTFAAEQRQRPRQDGDWLNRGALSFLAEASDLLAGQLDEDLVAALAGQLLVPRLADWCAVWLEDEATDRAGGLGLALGPRLARVWHGSENRIEELRRALEKDPPRLPDSVRSRAVPVPWPGEALGTGQGQGQGQGQGQGQGQGGVGGAGGMSGAALAYRLIAGGRPLGTLVIGRAGLSAFPDEITGLVEDLSRRIALAIGAARQYARQATISRVLQRGLLPGAVAEIPGVRSALVYEPLDKGGPSGDFYDLFPAGDGRWCFVLGDVQGKGPEAAVVIGLARPWVRLLAREGYHVADVLDRLNQLLLDDATEAADAAARALVAAGGPGLGPDEGPQTRFLSMLYGELVPFEGGVRCTLASAGHPLPLILGPDGDVREVAEPQTLLGVFEDATYVSETFDLYPGDTVLCVTDGVTERRSGPRQFDDDEGLEEALAGCTGLSAELVAERIRRLVHEFGSKPPEDDLALLVLQAEWTE; translated from the coding sequence GTGGGGGCCATTCCGACGCAACGGGAGTCGCAACCGGACTCCACGGCGCTCGCCCCTGGTACGCCCGCGCACTACCGCGTGGGTCAGGAAGCCATGGCGCGCGCCGCGCTGCCGGGCACCCCGCTCGCGCCCGGCGCCGCCCGCCGCATGGTTCGCGAGACGCTCGCCGACTGGGGGGAACTGGCCCTGCCCGGCGCCGAGATCGTCCGCGAGCGCCTCGCCGAGGACGCCGTCCTGGTCGTCAGCGAACTCGTCACCAACGCCGTCGTGCACGCGGGCACCGACGTCGAACTGCTGTGTCGGCTGGAGATCACCGACGGCGGTGCGGTGGGCGCGGTGGTCATCGAGGTCTCCGACCACCATCCCTCGCGGGCAGTACGCGAGGAGTCGGCCGAACGGGCATACGGCACACCGGAGTACGGGCGGGGGCTGCGGTTGGTCGCCTCCCTGTCGGAGGCGTGGGGGATCACGTATCGGACCGGGGTCAAGACCGTGTGGGCGCGGCTGCCGGTGGATGGGGGGCTGGGGGTCGAGGAGGGGTTGGGTGTTCAGGGTGGGCTGGGTGTCGAGGGTGAGTTGGGTGTTGAAGGCGGGCTGAGTGTTGAAGGTGCGTTGGGTGTTGGTGGTGGGTTGGGCGTTGAGCGTGGGCTGAGTGTGGGTGGTGGGTTCGGTGCCGATGGGGGGATGGGTGTCGGGCCCGGAATGACGGACGCCATGGGACTGTCCGCGGGACTGTCCGCCGGTTCGGGGTTGGCCGACGGAATCGGACTGCCGGGCGGAATCGGACTGCCGGGTGGGACGGGACTGCCGGACAGGACGGGACTGGTTGGAGAGACGGGACTGGTTGGAGAGACGGGACCGGTCGGAGAGACGGGACCGGTCGGCGGGACGTTCGCTGCCGAACAGCGACAAAGGCCGCGGCAGGACGGCGACTGGCTCAACCGCGGCGCTCTCTCCTTCCTCGCCGAGGCCTCCGACCTGCTCGCCGGGCAGCTCGACGAGGACCTCGTCGCCGCGCTCGCCGGGCAGCTGCTCGTGCCGCGGCTCGCCGACTGGTGTGCCGTATGGCTGGAGGACGAGGCCACCGACCGGGCGGGTGGGCTCGGGCTGGCCCTGGGACCCCGGCTCGCCCGCGTCTGGCACGGCAGTGAGAACCGGATCGAGGAGCTGCGGCGGGCCCTGGAGAAGGATCCGCCACGGTTGCCGGACTCGGTGCGGTCCCGGGCGGTGCCGGTGCCCTGGCCGGGGGAGGCATTAGGCACGGGGCAGGGGCAGGGGCAGGGGCAGGGGCAAGGGCAAGGGCAAGGACAAGGTGGCGTGGGGGGCGCGGGCGGGATGAGCGGGGCGGCGCTCGCGTACCGGCTGATCGCCGGCGGCCGGCCGCTCGGCACCCTCGTCATCGGCCGGGCCGGACTGAGCGCCTTCCCCGACGAGATCACCGGGCTCGTCGAGGACCTCAGCCGGCGGATCGCCCTCGCCATCGGCGCGGCCCGCCAGTACGCGCGCCAGGCCACCATCAGCCGGGTCCTGCAGCGCGGCCTGCTGCCCGGCGCGGTCGCCGAGATCCCCGGGGTACGCAGCGCCCTCGTGTACGAGCCGCTCGACAAGGGCGGACCCAGCGGCGACTTCTACGACCTGTTCCCCGCGGGCGACGGACGCTGGTGCTTCGTCCTCGGCGACGTCCAGGGCAAGGGGCCCGAGGCCGCCGTCGTGATCGGCCTCGCCCGGCCCTGGGTGCGACTGCTGGCTCGCGAGGGCTACCACGTCGCGGACGTCCTCGACCGCCTCAACCAGCTCCTTCTCGACGACGCGACCGAGGCGGCGGACGCGGCGGCCCGTGCGCTGGTGGCGGCGGGCGGGCCGGGTCTGGGCCCCGACGAGGGTCCGCAGACCCGTTTCCTCTCCATGCTGTACGGCGAGCTGGTGCCCTTCGAGGGCGGCGTGCGCTGCACCCTCGCCTCCGCCGGGCACCCGCTGCCGCTGATCCTCGGCCCGGACGGCGACGTACGGGAAGTGGCCGAGCCGCAGACCCTCCTCGGGGTCTTCGAGGACGCGACCTACGTCTCCGAGACCTTCGATCTGTACCCGGGTGACACCGTCCTGTGCGTCACCGACGGGGTGACGGAGCGCCGCAGCGGGCCCCGCCAGTTCGATGACGACGAAGGGCTCGAGGAGGCCCTCGCGGGCTGTACGGGGCTGAGCGCGGAGCTCGTCGCGGAACGGATCCGGCGGCTCGTGCATGAGTTCGGCAGCAAGCCGCCGGAGGACGACCTGGCGTTGTTGGTGCTGCAGGCGGAGTGGACGGAGTAG